The following are encoded together in the Malaya genurostris strain Urasoe2022 chromosome 3, Malgen_1.1, whole genome shotgun sequence genome:
- the LOC131434034 gene encoding uncharacterized protein LOC131434034 isoform X1 has product MYSRNAPAKMAPVKIYGTTTTVGGQQQQQQQQQQQQSTMQMNAVRKINSLLQSGAVSVTGISGSQARMMPKKPLNNQQTSVSITTTNSYVSKQQKCYVCGDNAGINATLLTEASTATSQTEFTSKIAKIVGEGYMVIIGTDDVVCRRCITMFNQMDKLETDLEHVRNTLTSFIHKKYNILDDDPGIAPPPAKIQRLGGLGTTATTYSLKTVNDSGQEIADVSRKTNTSGTLSDLTNSGMDIESQLTNMFEKPQQIVTQQLQPQQSQIQTTNNGANIVSSTAQQAPLTAIRRNPIKMYKCMSCDFKTQDLTQFQPHYEQCKANTNQQLITPTSTATTTTSSAYRCKLCKKIFASVALLKQHNAQEHQNPAQQSTEIKIVEQQGSGATITQLYACSMCTYKTPDKLNYDDHLRKHIKLKPFKCRVCLMRFETREQASIHAKNHQPDYFKCGICNVTFNKRELLMKHLETHENVKKHVPVQKHTTITTVQQPPSQQQTQQITHQHHQSQQQQQQQQQTSAQLRIKNEIPVADSSTQKLLQATIDEALRDTIGETIDAKSIQFHSCNTCSLTFLNEKLYTQHMKMHSGSAGSAAAPLTSSQTVGGGTTITTSKKLVSANASTLNNGGQELHGKLLAPGGAPGSTLTTSHSISDGDLESIFEKIHSDKNDMNPGDNMVITSQDNATGNITYSITLAQQGQQAQTYVQQQQSEMADSKMLTQNQIKQPQTAVSIDMPTLDQGDEQQQQQQGQLPPKQETMNMPVSMPSLDDDGEQSQNSQNSNAEGAVHMELEGMQDADGQQIKFILNENGQILQLDNHILTTDADGNQILVQGTDSEQIQQLLQSVGVVMQSGEGLGEGETLQMIGGDGQTGQMILVQGADGQEQLIDASLLNADGNIVIQQSQEGELNAEGTHITTEDGLQIPVSVAFTTSGEVDQEGNLTVSMAGGEGGEQQIQLHLQHAGNEGDEQHQLDGSEGQQAILTEGGHIILHTQEQVDEQQKQDEESSAQNASSGGADTNATGSGSAAGNGSSTNATAAGADEQGMFNFDELIQPQVVIKQQAQTRHPHYSHANYRERSLLQHNNK; this is encoded by the exons ATATACGGAACTACCACCACAGTAGGAggtcaacagcagcagcagcagcaacaacaacagcaacaaagcACAATGCAAATGAACGCGGTGCGGAAAATTAACAGTCTCTTGCAGAGCGGTGCAGTATCGGTAACCGGAATCTCCGGTAGTCAGGCACGCATGATGCCGAAAAAGCCACTCAACAACCAGCAAACAAGCGTCTCGATTACGACCACAAACAGCTACGTCTCAAAGCAGCAGAAGTGCTATGTCTGCGGTGACAACGCCGGTATCAATGCCACACTGCTGACAGAAGCTTCGACGGCCACTTCGCAGACAGAGTTCACTTCAAAGATAGCCAAAATCGTCGGCGAAGGCTACATGGTAATCATCGGCACAGACGATGTTGTGTGCAGGCGGTGCATTACAATGTTCAATCAGATggacaaactcgaaacagacctTGAACACGTGCGAAATACGCTTACAAGTtttattcataaaaaatatAACATACTGGATGATGATCCGGGTATTGCGCCTCCGCCGGCGAAAATTCAGAGGCTTGGTGGCCTGGGAACGACGGCTACGACGTACAGTTTGAAAACAGTGAACGACTCTGGACAGGAGATTGCTGACGTATCCAGAAAGACCAACACGTCCGGCACCCTGTCGGATTTGACTAACAGCGGAATGGATATCGAGAGTCAGTTAACAAATATGTTCGAAAAGCCACAGCAGAttgtaacacaacagttacaacCACAGCAATCACAAATTCAGACTACCAATAATGGAGCAAATATCGTCAGTAGCACGGCCCAACAAGCGCCATTGACGGCAATCCGACGGAATCCAATTAAAATGTACAAGTGCATGTCCTGCGATTTCAAGACACAGGATCTGACACAATTCCAACCTCACTACGAGCAGTGCAAGGCAAACACAAACCAGCAGCTCATAACGCCTACTTCCACAGCCACGACGACCACATCCTCTGCATATCGTTGCAAATTGTGTAAGAAAATTTTCGCCTCCGTTGCTTTGCTGAAACAGCACAACGCTCAGGAACATCAAAATCCTGCACAACAGTCAACCGAAATCAAGATCGTGGAACAGCAAGGCTCGGGAGCGACGATAACGCAACTGTACGCCTGCAGCATGTGCACTTACAAGACCCCGGATAAGCTAAACTATGACGATCACCTGCGCAAGCACATCAAGCTGAAACCGTTCAAGTGTCGTGTATGTCTGATgcgatttgaaacacgcgaacaAGCTTCAATTCATGCGAAGAATCACCAACCCGATTACTTCAAGTGCGGTATCTGTAATGTTACGTTTAACAAGCGTGAACTGCTAATGAAACATTTGGAAACTCACGAGAACGTTAAGAAACACGTCCCGGTACAGAAACACACGACAATTACAACGGTTCAGCAGCCGCCTTCCCAGCAGCAAACCCAACAGATCACCCACCAGCACCACCAatcacagcaacagcagcagcagcagcagcaaacaTCAGCACAGCTTCGTATCAAAAACGAAATTCCTGTGGCCGATTCGTCGACGCAAAAACTACTGCAGGCAACGATCGATGAAGCGCTACGGGATACGATCGGCGAAACGATCGATGCGAAATCGATTCAATTCCACTCCTGCAACACCTGCTCCCTGACATTCCTAAACGAGAAGCTCTACACTCAGCATATGAAGATGCACTCCGGATCGGCTGGCAGTGCCGCGGCTCCGTTGACCAGTAGTCAAACAGTTGGCGGTGGAACGACCATCACCACCAGCAAGAAGCTGGTGAGCGCGAATGCGTCCACACTGAACAACGGCGGTCAGGAGCTGCACGGCAAATTGCTCGCTCCGGGCGGTGCTCCCGGGTCCACCCTCACCACTAGCCATAGTATCTCGGATGGCGATCTGGAAAGCATATTCGAGAAGATACACTCCGACAAGAACGATATGAACCCTGGCGACAATATGGTCATCACCAGCCAGGATAATGCTACCGGTAACATCACGTACAGCATTACGTTGGCCCAACAAGGCCAGCAGGCACAGACGTATGTTCAGCAGCAGCAATCGGAGATGGCCGATAGCAAGATG TTAActcaaaatcaaataaaacagCCACAGACTGCTGTCAGTATTGACATGCCAACGCTCGATCAGGGTGatgagcagcaacaacaacagcagggtCAGCTTCCTCCCAAGCAGGAAACGATGAACATGCCCGTTAGCATGCCCAGCCTCGACGATGATGGCGAACAGTCGCAAAATAGTCAAAACTCGAATGCGGAAGGTGCGGTCCACATGGAACTCGAGGGTATGCAAGACGCCGATGGTCAGCAGATTAAGTTCATTCTTAACGAGAACGGGCAGATATTGCAACTGGATAACCACATACTGACCACGGATGCGGACGGAAATCAGATTCTGGTTCAGGGTACGGACAGCGAACAGATTCAGCAGCTCCTGCAGAGTGTTGGAGTGGTAATGCAAAGCGGCGAAGGTTTGGGAGAAGGTGAAACGTTACAGATGATCGGTGGTGACGGTCAGACAGGGCAGATGATTCTGGTGCAAGGCGCTGATGGACAGGAACAGTTAATTGATGCTTCGTTGCTGAATGCCGATGGAAACATTGTTATTCAACAGTCCCAAGAAGGTGAACTTAATGCCGAAGGGACACATATAACCACTGAAGATGGTCTGCAGATTCCAGTGTCTGTGGCATTCACCACCTCGGGTGAGGTGGACCAGGAAGGTAATTTAACTGTCTCCATGGCGGGTGGGGAAGGCGGCGAACAGCAGATACAGTTACATCTTCAACATGCAGGTAATGAAGGCGACGAACAGCACCAATTGGACGGATCCGAGGGTCAACAGGCTATCCTCACCGAAGGTGGTCACATCATTCTTCACACTCAGGAGCAGGTCGATGAGCAACAGAAACAGGATGAAGAAAGTAGTGCTCAGAACGCATCAAGTGGCGGGGCGGATACAAACGCCACCGGTAGTGGATCTGCGGCTGGCAATGGTAGCAGTACAAATGCAACAGCCGCCGGTGCCGACGAGCAGGGCATGTTTAACTTTGATGAACTCATTCAGCCTCAGGTTGTTATCAAACAGCAG GCTCAAACGCGACACCCGCACTATTCGCACGCTAATTATCGTGAGAGGTCCTTGTTACAACATAATAACAAGTAA
- the LOC131434034 gene encoding uncharacterized protein LOC131434034 isoform X2 yields the protein MKKIVQPVRKIYGTTTTVGGQQQQQQQQQQQQSTMQMNAVRKINSLLQSGAVSVTGISGSQARMMPKKPLNNQQTSVSITTTNSYVSKQQKCYVCGDNAGINATLLTEASTATSQTEFTSKIAKIVGEGYMVIIGTDDVVCRRCITMFNQMDKLETDLEHVRNTLTSFIHKKYNILDDDPGIAPPPAKIQRLGGLGTTATTYSLKTVNDSGQEIADVSRKTNTSGTLSDLTNSGMDIESQLTNMFEKPQQIVTQQLQPQQSQIQTTNNGANIVSSTAQQAPLTAIRRNPIKMYKCMSCDFKTQDLTQFQPHYEQCKANTNQQLITPTSTATTTTSSAYRCKLCKKIFASVALLKQHNAQEHQNPAQQSTEIKIVEQQGSGATITQLYACSMCTYKTPDKLNYDDHLRKHIKLKPFKCRVCLMRFETREQASIHAKNHQPDYFKCGICNVTFNKRELLMKHLETHENVKKHVPVQKHTTITTVQQPPSQQQTQQITHQHHQSQQQQQQQQQTSAQLRIKNEIPVADSSTQKLLQATIDEALRDTIGETIDAKSIQFHSCNTCSLTFLNEKLYTQHMKMHSGSAGSAAAPLTSSQTVGGGTTITTSKKLVSANASTLNNGGQELHGKLLAPGGAPGSTLTTSHSISDGDLESIFEKIHSDKNDMNPGDNMVITSQDNATGNITYSITLAQQGQQAQTYVQQQQSEMADSKMLTQNQIKQPQTAVSIDMPTLDQGDEQQQQQQGQLPPKQETMNMPVSMPSLDDDGEQSQNSQNSNAEGAVHMELEGMQDADGQQIKFILNENGQILQLDNHILTTDADGNQILVQGTDSEQIQQLLQSVGVVMQSGEGLGEGETLQMIGGDGQTGQMILVQGADGQEQLIDASLLNADGNIVIQQSQEGELNAEGTHITTEDGLQIPVSVAFTTSGEVDQEGNLTVSMAGGEGGEQQIQLHLQHAGNEGDEQHQLDGSEGQQAILTEGGHIILHTQEQVDEQQKQDEESSAQNASSGGADTNATGSGSAAGNGSSTNATAAGADEQGMFNFDELIQPQVVIKQQAQTRHPHYSHANYRERSLLQHNNK from the exons ATATACGGAACTACCACCACAGTAGGAggtcaacagcagcagcagcagcaacaacaacagcaacaaagcACAATGCAAATGAACGCGGTGCGGAAAATTAACAGTCTCTTGCAGAGCGGTGCAGTATCGGTAACCGGAATCTCCGGTAGTCAGGCACGCATGATGCCGAAAAAGCCACTCAACAACCAGCAAACAAGCGTCTCGATTACGACCACAAACAGCTACGTCTCAAAGCAGCAGAAGTGCTATGTCTGCGGTGACAACGCCGGTATCAATGCCACACTGCTGACAGAAGCTTCGACGGCCACTTCGCAGACAGAGTTCACTTCAAAGATAGCCAAAATCGTCGGCGAAGGCTACATGGTAATCATCGGCACAGACGATGTTGTGTGCAGGCGGTGCATTACAATGTTCAATCAGATggacaaactcgaaacagacctTGAACACGTGCGAAATACGCTTACAAGTtttattcataaaaaatatAACATACTGGATGATGATCCGGGTATTGCGCCTCCGCCGGCGAAAATTCAGAGGCTTGGTGGCCTGGGAACGACGGCTACGACGTACAGTTTGAAAACAGTGAACGACTCTGGACAGGAGATTGCTGACGTATCCAGAAAGACCAACACGTCCGGCACCCTGTCGGATTTGACTAACAGCGGAATGGATATCGAGAGTCAGTTAACAAATATGTTCGAAAAGCCACAGCAGAttgtaacacaacagttacaacCACAGCAATCACAAATTCAGACTACCAATAATGGAGCAAATATCGTCAGTAGCACGGCCCAACAAGCGCCATTGACGGCAATCCGACGGAATCCAATTAAAATGTACAAGTGCATGTCCTGCGATTTCAAGACACAGGATCTGACACAATTCCAACCTCACTACGAGCAGTGCAAGGCAAACACAAACCAGCAGCTCATAACGCCTACTTCCACAGCCACGACGACCACATCCTCTGCATATCGTTGCAAATTGTGTAAGAAAATTTTCGCCTCCGTTGCTTTGCTGAAACAGCACAACGCTCAGGAACATCAAAATCCTGCACAACAGTCAACCGAAATCAAGATCGTGGAACAGCAAGGCTCGGGAGCGACGATAACGCAACTGTACGCCTGCAGCATGTGCACTTACAAGACCCCGGATAAGCTAAACTATGACGATCACCTGCGCAAGCACATCAAGCTGAAACCGTTCAAGTGTCGTGTATGTCTGATgcgatttgaaacacgcgaacaAGCTTCAATTCATGCGAAGAATCACCAACCCGATTACTTCAAGTGCGGTATCTGTAATGTTACGTTTAACAAGCGTGAACTGCTAATGAAACATTTGGAAACTCACGAGAACGTTAAGAAACACGTCCCGGTACAGAAACACACGACAATTACAACGGTTCAGCAGCCGCCTTCCCAGCAGCAAACCCAACAGATCACCCACCAGCACCACCAatcacagcaacagcagcagcagcagcagcaaacaTCAGCACAGCTTCGTATCAAAAACGAAATTCCTGTGGCCGATTCGTCGACGCAAAAACTACTGCAGGCAACGATCGATGAAGCGCTACGGGATACGATCGGCGAAACGATCGATGCGAAATCGATTCAATTCCACTCCTGCAACACCTGCTCCCTGACATTCCTAAACGAGAAGCTCTACACTCAGCATATGAAGATGCACTCCGGATCGGCTGGCAGTGCCGCGGCTCCGTTGACCAGTAGTCAAACAGTTGGCGGTGGAACGACCATCACCACCAGCAAGAAGCTGGTGAGCGCGAATGCGTCCACACTGAACAACGGCGGTCAGGAGCTGCACGGCAAATTGCTCGCTCCGGGCGGTGCTCCCGGGTCCACCCTCACCACTAGCCATAGTATCTCGGATGGCGATCTGGAAAGCATATTCGAGAAGATACACTCCGACAAGAACGATATGAACCCTGGCGACAATATGGTCATCACCAGCCAGGATAATGCTACCGGTAACATCACGTACAGCATTACGTTGGCCCAACAAGGCCAGCAGGCACAGACGTATGTTCAGCAGCAGCAATCGGAGATGGCCGATAGCAAGATG TTAActcaaaatcaaataaaacagCCACAGACTGCTGTCAGTATTGACATGCCAACGCTCGATCAGGGTGatgagcagcaacaacaacagcagggtCAGCTTCCTCCCAAGCAGGAAACGATGAACATGCCCGTTAGCATGCCCAGCCTCGACGATGATGGCGAACAGTCGCAAAATAGTCAAAACTCGAATGCGGAAGGTGCGGTCCACATGGAACTCGAGGGTATGCAAGACGCCGATGGTCAGCAGATTAAGTTCATTCTTAACGAGAACGGGCAGATATTGCAACTGGATAACCACATACTGACCACGGATGCGGACGGAAATCAGATTCTGGTTCAGGGTACGGACAGCGAACAGATTCAGCAGCTCCTGCAGAGTGTTGGAGTGGTAATGCAAAGCGGCGAAGGTTTGGGAGAAGGTGAAACGTTACAGATGATCGGTGGTGACGGTCAGACAGGGCAGATGATTCTGGTGCAAGGCGCTGATGGACAGGAACAGTTAATTGATGCTTCGTTGCTGAATGCCGATGGAAACATTGTTATTCAACAGTCCCAAGAAGGTGAACTTAATGCCGAAGGGACACATATAACCACTGAAGATGGTCTGCAGATTCCAGTGTCTGTGGCATTCACCACCTCGGGTGAGGTGGACCAGGAAGGTAATTTAACTGTCTCCATGGCGGGTGGGGAAGGCGGCGAACAGCAGATACAGTTACATCTTCAACATGCAGGTAATGAAGGCGACGAACAGCACCAATTGGACGGATCCGAGGGTCAACAGGCTATCCTCACCGAAGGTGGTCACATCATTCTTCACACTCAGGAGCAGGTCGATGAGCAACAGAAACAGGATGAAGAAAGTAGTGCTCAGAACGCATCAAGTGGCGGGGCGGATACAAACGCCACCGGTAGTGGATCTGCGGCTGGCAATGGTAGCAGTACAAATGCAACAGCCGCCGGTGCCGACGAGCAGGGCATGTTTAACTTTGATGAACTCATTCAGCCTCAGGTTGTTATCAAACAGCAG GCTCAAACGCGACACCCGCACTATTCGCACGCTAATTATCGTGAGAGGTCCTTGTTACAACATAATAACAAGTAA
- the LOC131434034 gene encoding putative uncharacterized protein DDB_G0271606 isoform X4, producing MYSRNAPAKMAPVKIYGTTTTVGGQQQQQQQQQQQQSTMQMNAVRKINSLLQSGAVSVTGISGSQARMMPKKPLNNQQTSVSITTTNSYVSKQQKCYVCGDNAGINATLLTEASTATSQTEFTSKIAKIVGEGYMVIIGTDDVVCRRCITMFNQMDKLETDLEHVRNTLTSFIHKKYNILDDDPGIAPPPAKIQRLGGLGTTATTYSLKTVNDSGQEIADVSRKTNTSGTLSDLTNSGMDIESQLTNMFEKPQQIVTQQLQPQQSQIQTTNNGANIVSSTAQQAPLTAIRRNPIKMYKCMSCDFKTQDLTQFQPHYEQCKANTNQQLITPTSTATTTTSSAYRCKLCKKIFASVALLKQHNAQEHQNPAQQSTEIKIVEQQGSGATITQLYACSMCTYKTPDKLNYDDHLRKHIKLKPFKCRVCLMRFETREQASIHAKNHQPDYFKCGICNVTFNKRELLMKHLETHENVKKHVPVQKHTTITTVQQPPSQQQTQQITHQHHQSQQQQQQQQQTSAQLRIKNEIPVADSSTQKLLQATIDEALRDTIGETIDAKSIQFHSCNTCSLTFLNEKLYTQHMKMHSGSAGSAAAPLTSSQTVGGGTTITTSKKLVSANASTLNNGGQELHGKLLAPGGAPGSTLTTSHSISDGDLESIFEKIHSDKNDMNPGDNMVITSQDNATGNITYSITLAQQGQQAQTYVQQQQSEMADSKMLTQNQIKQPQTAVSIDMPTLDQGDEQQQQQQGQLPPKQETMNMPVSMPSLDDDGEQSQNSQNSNAEGAVHMELEGMQDADGQQIKFILNENGQILQLDNHILTTDADGNQILVQGTDSEQIQQLLQSVGVVMQSGEGLGEGETLQMIGGDGQTGQMILVQGADGQEQLIDASLLNADGNIVIQQSQEGELNAEGTHITTEDGLQIPVSVAFTTSGEVDQEGNEGDEQHQLDGSEGQQAILTEGGHIILHTQEQVDEQQKQDEESSAQNASSGGADTNATGSGSAAGNGSSTNATAAGADEQGMFNFDELIQPQVVIKQQAQTRHPHYSHANYRERSLLQHNNK from the exons ATATACGGAACTACCACCACAGTAGGAggtcaacagcagcagcagcagcaacaacaacagcaacaaagcACAATGCAAATGAACGCGGTGCGGAAAATTAACAGTCTCTTGCAGAGCGGTGCAGTATCGGTAACCGGAATCTCCGGTAGTCAGGCACGCATGATGCCGAAAAAGCCACTCAACAACCAGCAAACAAGCGTCTCGATTACGACCACAAACAGCTACGTCTCAAAGCAGCAGAAGTGCTATGTCTGCGGTGACAACGCCGGTATCAATGCCACACTGCTGACAGAAGCTTCGACGGCCACTTCGCAGACAGAGTTCACTTCAAAGATAGCCAAAATCGTCGGCGAAGGCTACATGGTAATCATCGGCACAGACGATGTTGTGTGCAGGCGGTGCATTACAATGTTCAATCAGATggacaaactcgaaacagacctTGAACACGTGCGAAATACGCTTACAAGTtttattcataaaaaatatAACATACTGGATGATGATCCGGGTATTGCGCCTCCGCCGGCGAAAATTCAGAGGCTTGGTGGCCTGGGAACGACGGCTACGACGTACAGTTTGAAAACAGTGAACGACTCTGGACAGGAGATTGCTGACGTATCCAGAAAGACCAACACGTCCGGCACCCTGTCGGATTTGACTAACAGCGGAATGGATATCGAGAGTCAGTTAACAAATATGTTCGAAAAGCCACAGCAGAttgtaacacaacagttacaacCACAGCAATCACAAATTCAGACTACCAATAATGGAGCAAATATCGTCAGTAGCACGGCCCAACAAGCGCCATTGACGGCAATCCGACGGAATCCAATTAAAATGTACAAGTGCATGTCCTGCGATTTCAAGACACAGGATCTGACACAATTCCAACCTCACTACGAGCAGTGCAAGGCAAACACAAACCAGCAGCTCATAACGCCTACTTCCACAGCCACGACGACCACATCCTCTGCATATCGTTGCAAATTGTGTAAGAAAATTTTCGCCTCCGTTGCTTTGCTGAAACAGCACAACGCTCAGGAACATCAAAATCCTGCACAACAGTCAACCGAAATCAAGATCGTGGAACAGCAAGGCTCGGGAGCGACGATAACGCAACTGTACGCCTGCAGCATGTGCACTTACAAGACCCCGGATAAGCTAAACTATGACGATCACCTGCGCAAGCACATCAAGCTGAAACCGTTCAAGTGTCGTGTATGTCTGATgcgatttgaaacacgcgaacaAGCTTCAATTCATGCGAAGAATCACCAACCCGATTACTTCAAGTGCGGTATCTGTAATGTTACGTTTAACAAGCGTGAACTGCTAATGAAACATTTGGAAACTCACGAGAACGTTAAGAAACACGTCCCGGTACAGAAACACACGACAATTACAACGGTTCAGCAGCCGCCTTCCCAGCAGCAAACCCAACAGATCACCCACCAGCACCACCAatcacagcaacagcagcagcagcagcagcaaacaTCAGCACAGCTTCGTATCAAAAACGAAATTCCTGTGGCCGATTCGTCGACGCAAAAACTACTGCAGGCAACGATCGATGAAGCGCTACGGGATACGATCGGCGAAACGATCGATGCGAAATCGATTCAATTCCACTCCTGCAACACCTGCTCCCTGACATTCCTAAACGAGAAGCTCTACACTCAGCATATGAAGATGCACTCCGGATCGGCTGGCAGTGCCGCGGCTCCGTTGACCAGTAGTCAAACAGTTGGCGGTGGAACGACCATCACCACCAGCAAGAAGCTGGTGAGCGCGAATGCGTCCACACTGAACAACGGCGGTCAGGAGCTGCACGGCAAATTGCTCGCTCCGGGCGGTGCTCCCGGGTCCACCCTCACCACTAGCCATAGTATCTCGGATGGCGATCTGGAAAGCATATTCGAGAAGATACACTCCGACAAGAACGATATGAACCCTGGCGACAATATGGTCATCACCAGCCAGGATAATGCTACCGGTAACATCACGTACAGCATTACGTTGGCCCAACAAGGCCAGCAGGCACAGACGTATGTTCAGCAGCAGCAATCGGAGATGGCCGATAGCAAGATG TTAActcaaaatcaaataaaacagCCACAGACTGCTGTCAGTATTGACATGCCAACGCTCGATCAGGGTGatgagcagcaacaacaacagcagggtCAGCTTCCTCCCAAGCAGGAAACGATGAACATGCCCGTTAGCATGCCCAGCCTCGACGATGATGGCGAACAGTCGCAAAATAGTCAAAACTCGAATGCGGAAGGTGCGGTCCACATGGAACTCGAGGGTATGCAAGACGCCGATGGTCAGCAGATTAAGTTCATTCTTAACGAGAACGGGCAGATATTGCAACTGGATAACCACATACTGACCACGGATGCGGACGGAAATCAGATTCTGGTTCAGGGTACGGACAGCGAACAGATTCAGCAGCTCCTGCAGAGTGTTGGAGTGGTAATGCAAAGCGGCGAAGGTTTGGGAGAAGGTGAAACGTTACAGATGATCGGTGGTGACGGTCAGACAGGGCAGATGATTCTGGTGCAAGGCGCTGATGGACAGGAACAGTTAATTGATGCTTCGTTGCTGAATGCCGATGGAAACATTGTTATTCAACAGTCCCAAGAAGGTGAACTTAATGCCGAAGGGACACATATAACCACTGAAGATGGTCTGCAGATTCCAGTGTCTGTGGCATTCACCACCTCGGGTGAGGTGGACCAGGAAG GTAATGAAGGCGACGAACAGCACCAATTGGACGGATCCGAGGGTCAACAGGCTATCCTCACCGAAGGTGGTCACATCATTCTTCACACTCAGGAGCAGGTCGATGAGCAACAGAAACAGGATGAAGAAAGTAGTGCTCAGAACGCATCAAGTGGCGGGGCGGATACAAACGCCACCGGTAGTGGATCTGCGGCTGGCAATGGTAGCAGTACAAATGCAACAGCCGCCGGTGCCGACGAGCAGGGCATGTTTAACTTTGATGAACTCATTCAGCCTCAGGTTGTTATCAAACAGCAG GCTCAAACGCGACACCCGCACTATTCGCACGCTAATTATCGTGAGAGGTCCTTGTTACAACATAATAACAAGTAA